Genomic window (Helianthus annuus cultivar XRQ/B chromosome 3, HanXRQr2.0-SUNRISE, whole genome shotgun sequence):
GGGTTTCGAACATTAAGGTTCCGACTAAAGAAAAATACTCTCTTGAAAATAGTTTGCAAAATGTGAAGAGTGGTATTAATTCTCGGTGTATCTCTGGAGCTGGTGGATAGTGCAAGTCGGTTGAGATAGAGAATGGGTCGGTGGCATTTTTAATCATGGTTGGGTCTAATAAGACTGTTGGGTTGGAGCTTGTGGGAGCTTCAACTGGTCTCTCAGGTACTTGATGAGAGGCGTGGTTGCAACTAGGTGGTCTTAGCTTGTTCTTAGGAACTAGAGGCTTAAAGGACTTGAATGTAAAGGTTGCTGGTGATGGGTTTACTTGGATGGACTTTGTGGTTTATGCAAAgcctccaagtgggagattgttagTGTTAGTGGGAGAGGTGTGTTTGTTTCGCTTCCACTCGAGCCTACCTTAATCCGACACCCTaacacagggaccatccatgtaattttagcaaaagttggggactaaatgcgttacaaagtgcaaaccacaggtaCATCTCTGTACTTTAAAaaagctagggactaaatccaaaattttggttaaccactGGGACTatctgtgtactttactcttacTCATATATCATTGTTATGATCCTTCAAGTTTCGGAGGTTACGCTTACCATTTTCAGAAGAGAAATGACCACCACGTCCAGCTCCAGTGGTTTTTAATTCCACACCACGTTCATTTGAAACATCGTACTTCGCTTCTTCGCGAGTTCCTGTAATGAAACCATGTCAAATGTATACAGAGAACTTAGCGACAATATTAACTCATTCACTAATTGATAGGTTGTTTGGGCTGTCTATTTTCGTTTCTAACAGGTCAAACGATAAAATGAAACTAGGTCAAAAGTCGTTCAAAGTGTATTTTTAAGGTATGCAACCTTCTATAtctttttagagttaattgcctggatagtccctgtggttttacgttttttcatgtttagtccttaacttttgaaaatagctgctgtgctccctgtggtttattgttttgttactcggatagtccctggcccTAACAGACGTTTGTTTTAAACGTTAAGTCCCCTAACGTGGTTTTACGTTTTTGTTACTCGTAATGACGAAAATACCCTCACGTGAGGGACACATGAGGGGACTTAACGTTTAAAACAAACGTCTGTTAggcccagggactatccgagtaacaaaacaacaaaccacagggagcacagctgctatttccaaaagttggggactaaatgtgaaaaaacataaaaccacagggactatccgggcaattaactcatCTTTTTATACAAAAGATCATATTACTATTATTAACAATCTAGTATTTGTAAAGCTAAagggtgtgggggtcatggttAGGACATGATTCGCCacgtaggaacatgaatggaaggctacaccacccccttgcaTGATctaccatggtttgcatggattaagccatggcaaccatggtcctcccttccatttttcaagaaatcatttcctttttctttagacaaagataaattaaaataaataaggggatagtggtttgggtcatgatcACACCCCTAGGGTATTGTTTTGGATGGTAGATTAGAGGTCGGTGACATGGCACTGACGTGGAGGGTGATAGTGGTCataagggtcatgaccacaccctatagcctaatcatatttattacatttataatgaaaataaaaagtgaaaaaaaaagtTACTTATGGATCAACACAACCGGCACTATAAAATTATCTGTTTtgacccattcccaacccactcTACCTATTTTCAGTTTTTCACCACCTCTAAgatattatataattataaattgagtaaattgctcggatggtccctgtggtttgttattttttcacctttagtcccaactttctaaaattacatgcGTGCTCCCTGTAGTTTGAtcgtttgttactcggatagtccctcgATTGGATGAATGTTAGTTTTTCCAGTTAAGTTTATGTcaaatgactaaattacccttactaataaaaaatagttaaagaattaaaaaattaaattaatcatttaattatttaatattgAAAACAAAATGGAGCCCACACCTTCCCCTTCTTCTCTATTCATCACCAGACCTTCAAGTCTTCAACCCCGATTCTTCTTTCCGGCAAGCTGCCGACGATAACCCCAAACCCATATATACATAAATCGAAGTTTCCTCGTCATGATTTAGATACTATCGATTCTAAAAAGGCAAATTGTATATGGCTGGAATAATTCTATGATTTCCATTCAACATATAAATAATAATGTACAGGCACATTTGCAGGAGTTGATTAAGGAAATTAACTTACTTCTACAACAACCTAGACTAGATTTAAACATTTAAAGTTGAATATGTAGcacaattatttatttaattgtgTGTGCCATTATAGATTCCTCCACGAATTATTCATATTCTACTTCCTCCACGAATTATTCATATTCTGCATACAAGATTGCCTACACAAAGCCGTTGAGTTTTGTATCAGAAAAAAACAGCTTTTCAAAACTATTCCGGCCAATATGATTTTTGGTGGAGAAGAAGATAACAGTTCGTACAAGAAATAGCTTCTTCTTCATCGTTTCTCCGAACATTTCTCGCTCGCCGTCTCTCTCTCACTCAGGTCTGTAAAGGCAAGGTTGTAGCCAACTATTAACATGAAAAATAACCAGAAAATGATCTCTCCGCTTTTTTCTCCGTAGTTTCTCCGCTGCTAGTGGTGGCTAGATTCAAATCGTAGCCTAAATCGACGGCTTTTCTCTTGCGTTGTTGCGTTGGTTTGTCGTCGGAGTTGTTAGGGATGGTGTCTTTCATTCCATCCAGTTGTAAGTTCATGAATCGGCCCAATCGCAGAGAGGAATGGGATACGCTGGAGTTGGGATGGCACCGGCAGTCGCTGGAGATTTGATAAGGAAGATGGGTGGGGGTGGGACCCACTCTAGTCTTGTTCTAATTTTATTTcagttttatgttttttattttctaaacTGAGGGTTAGTTTGGACATTTTACCCCTACTTAACTGGAAAAGCTAACATCCATCCAATcgagggactatccgagtaacaaatgATTAAACTACAGGGATCACGCATAtaaatttagaaagttggggactaaaggcgAAAAAataacaaaccacagggaccatccgagtaatttactcttataaattatatatactaaTACTATAAATATGCTATTTTGTCAGCATCAAACAACTTTAAACACTCAACTTTATTAATaaacaactttagtccctcaactttgataatgacatgtttagcccctcaactttaataatgacatacTTTAATagtaaacaactttagcccctaaACTTTCATAATGACATGTTTAGTCCCTCAACTTTTATAAtgaacaactttagcccctcaactttaataatgaaaTGCTTAGCCCCCTAaactaaaacatcaaacaactttaactctcgtgatttgcttatttttatctacattaCGAACCTGCTGCGGAGCATGGGTCGTAACCCACTAGCAAGccaaaaaaacaaagaaaaaatgCTAGGGGCAAAATTTATACAGTTACTTGATAGAAAAGTACACTAAATTTGCACCAAAAAAGTGGCAAAAAATAAAATACTTAGTATTAATATACCTTCTGCAGAATCTGGTAGCACTTTTGCAGATTGAGATCCATCAGAACAACGCAAGGGAGTCCAAACACCGCGATCAGGTTTATCTTTATTATTCATACAACCATGCTTATCATCTGGTAAACCGTCTGAGTCCTTCAAAAGCGGGCCCCGTGGTGGTTTTCTGTCCTTTTCCTGATATACATTCTGACTCTGATCAGATTGATTTTGTCGTGTATCCTTGTTAACAAGTATGCTTCTGATAATTCTTCCACTCGCCTCATGTCTCTGATTCGTTCTGGCAGCAGGTTTAATAGTTGATGAGTTTTGCTGAGGTGTTAAGCTGGTGACAACCTggatttccttttcttttccctttaacaataaaattttcttcttccCGGTATCAGGGGCTCCAGAAGCACCTACATGAATTAAGTCATTAACAACAACTATAACAAATTAATTACCTATGTGTACTGATCCAATGTACGAAAACCAAAATTACAAGCCTGCAAAACTATATAAACTACATTCAGTTCTAAAACTATATGAATATACAACTTTTAAGGAAACATGTAGTTGTATCACAAATTATAGGAAGTATTGTACATAGAAAAAGAAACTATGATAAATATTTAGAAGAATACATACTAATTACTTAATTAGAATCAGCAATTAACAGAAAATGGAGAGAGAATATTATTCAAGAAGGTTTAAAAAAAGTAGTAAAAAACGATTGTACGAAAAAAGAACTTTAAATTAGACTATAAAGCTTAAAATAAGGCTTGAAATAAGGTCATAAGAAACGATTGTACAAAAGAAAGAACTTTAAATTGGACTATAAAGCTTAAAAGGGCATCCTATAAGAAGCTCACTAAGAACAATTAACAATATGCATACAAGAAAGTATAATTTCATCATGTTGCCCTGAATGAACAAAGCATAACCATTTTTGTACATAATTAACACCAGGCTCAATCTTGAAGATACATGTATAAGATACATAAAGGTGGATGATATTGTAATATAAACACACAGATCTGCACACACACATCGTTATTGGCATAACTAGTCTCGATTTATattgaagtgaaaatgataatGCAGGAAAAGTGATGGCGATGTAAAGACATACCCCTTTCTTCTTCCAATATTACACTGCCGGGTTTATCAGAAACCTGACGATCATCTCGTTTAGCATAAGTTGACTTCTCTTTACCATTTGTGCTCTTTCCACTGTTCCTTAGGACATACTGttattcaaaataaaaaaaaaggcgTGAGAAATTCCACCAACAACCTTTGAACAAAGACAATAATGTGGATTTAGtaataaacaataataacaacagtTAAGATTGGTTTCTTAATTGATGTTCATTAACTGTTTTCAACATAGTACATCAATGTTCAATGCATCTATCTCATGATAGCATAATTTAATGTAGTATATGTTAAATAAATCACAGGGGTTATATGGATAACAAGATGTGCGCCAATAGAATTTCCAATATAATAGTAATACGGAACAAAGTTTAACGAGAATGTAAATGCTACAACTTTAATAGGGAATATATAAACAGGGCCTAGTACTTAAATATAAGTAAGCATTTCACACTGAGCTCTTCTGAAATAAGTATATCGGCGTGTGACTGTGTGTGTATATTAGTATATTATAAATCTCATGATAGCATAATTTAATGTAGATTAATAACATTACTATACCATGGTGGAACTTGTCCTCTTTTCAGAACCACGTTTCGCTACAGTAGAACTTGAAGATGATGATGCACCAGCCCTCCTCATTAATTTCCCGTTAGGCAAAGACCTCTGCAGTagatcaatgaaaacaatgaggATGCATACATACAATCTTACACTAAAAGGTCTCAAatgttttttttatcatttgtttCTTATCTTTCCATGTCTGTTGCAACTTTAGTAATAAACTCATTTCCTAATTTGCAATTATAAGCAACTCTATGCTTTCAGTTACTCATAGCTGTAGCCTAAAAGTTCTTATAActtagagtaaaatgtcattttcatccctgaggtttggctagttttgcgaaTTTCacccaaaggtttgttttttctgcatttggatccaaaaggtttcaaatcttgccattttcatctagctcattaactctatccatttttctcagttaagtcaggggtatttccgtcttttttgttaacttaaagggcaattcggtctatttcactttatgtacaagcattttgCATAACGTACAAGTATTCAAAGTACCCTTGATTTAATGAAGAAacatggatggagttaacgagccggatgaaaatatccaaatgcggaaaaacaaatctttagacgaaagtcgcaaaactaacCAAACCTCAGAGATGAAAATGGAATTTTACCCTATAACTTAATACAAAATGAGCTACATGCTCAGAGGCATAGTTCCTACCCGGGGCCCACCCTTGGCAGCTCTTTTCTGCCGAACAAAATCCATCAAAGGTGTGACTATAGGAGCCTCCTTAGCAGCACCTGTAATTTGACGATATCAAGTTTAAATTCAATGAGGCAAACAGTTAAAACAACAAAGAACTTAAGGCTGACCAGCTCGCTCGGCTTCCTTTCGTTCCAATTGTATCTCTGCACTTGGAAGATTCTCAACAGGCTTTGAAACAAACTCGAGGAATTCAAGATATTCCGGatctatattaattaaaagattaGTTATCAGCGATGCATGTCAGGTAATGAGTTAATCGGCAACCTTAATCAGCATCAGAGATATGCCCTTTTATTACCTTTCCCTATGGTCCCTTCACGTCCATCTTTTTTAGACATTTGTTTAGGAACACGCTGTGAAGGTGCATATTCAACAATTGTTTTAAATTGGGTACCTGCGATAATAGACATGTTAAGAGCTTAATTTCTAATTATTATcaaaaaaaacttattttagaGAAAAATAGTATGTGAAAATACTGCTCAGCAGTAAGAAGTCTGATCCTATTTATGCATTGAGAATTAGAATGAGTTAAAATCTGATGCTGATTAAGGTTGCTGATCGTGTGCTTTAAAGTACATGCTCAAGAATTACCCTTCTCATTGACAAAAACGTGCCCGTCAAAGAACTCTGCAAACTCAATGACATCATCTGGCCGCTTAAAGTCGATATATGCTGTGGAATATGATGGAGACTTCAGACTGCAATTAGAGTTAAATAGGAAATCATTAGTTCATTACTCTACCAAAAATAAATGATTCTGGATAGATAATGTCCAAAGAGAGTTCATAATCCAGTTCTAATCATTAACTATTTTTAAATTGTATAATCAAAAAGACTGAAAATAAAGTACATGTTCCTACAAAGATCATGCCCAGAGAGACCAATTAACAAATTACAAACCATCTGTTTCAACTTTCAACATTCAAGCAACGGAAGCCCAGAACCGGTTACTTACAAGTTACAACTTACAACCACACATTGGCAATTTGAAGCCCTATAAAGACAGGTAAGGAAAGCACCACATATCGATAGATTTAGTCTACCAGAATCATATATGTTAATCCTCATCAGACAAAACAGAATCAAATCTAATGTGTCATTTCACCACCAACTACAAGATGATCAACACTGCTCTGTTCGCAAACAAACAAGCCATGAAGTATAATTCTTACCAAACCTTTCGTATACTTCACATTCGCATATACTTAGCTCATCTCTACGAAACTTTATATAGAATAGCTAGGTTCATTCGACCAGCTACCAGTCTTCCCCTAGGTCAACTTCTACTCACTGCTAAACCAATACCATCAAAACATTCAAAGTATATAACACGATTTCAACGCCAATAATTCCTACAATTTTTTTTGAACAGAAATTGTTACTTCTGCTCTACTTTACACCAATAACTCTAAACTACTCCACCAAATACGAAAACAAATTCAATTTATTAACATCCAAAAACCACACATATACCCAAACACCTAATTCACACTACATTCAACACACACACTATGCAGTTATAGCGGTCCAAAATCGAATAGCGGTCAAGGTCCGCTATATGATATATAGGTTACAGCAGTGGTATAGCGGTGATATAGCGGTAATTTTTATACCATGCATAATTTATGTATTTtccatatatataaatatatctttgaaaaatattaatAGAAATATCAAAATTCATAGTAATATCATTCCATTATTAAAAAAATTTGCAAATCAAATACTAATAGTAACTTTGAAGTATTTAATTTAAGAATTAACACAATCAAACGCGGTTACTGCTATAACCGCTATTTAGCGGTATTTAGCGCCGCTAATAGCGGAACCGCTATAGGCCACCGCTATTTGGACCGCTACACACCCTGAGGTCCGCTAACAGCTATAGCACCGCTATTGACTGCTTAGCACACACACAACTACCAATTCCATAAACATAAACTTCAatctaacaacaacaacaaacaacaCCTCAATCAAAACAGACATAAAACCCTAACCTCTGCTTTCCAGAACGGAACCAGAACCACTTATACCGACCAGAAAACCGAACGTCAATCTGGTCCATGAGCGCCGACTGAGAAATCGTATGCGGCAAGTGCCGCAACACAACTTTCGTCCGATCTAAGGGATCCTTCATCAAATTTCTTCCGAAAAACAAACCCTAACACTGTACCTAAGTACGAGAAGACGAACTTTGTGTCGATAGAGAAGGTGATTTACTGATTTGTGAAGAATTGGAGAATGTGTTAGCTTAATCGTGTGGATATTGATTGTGAGAGGAGAAATTGGTGCCCTAATTTGATCGCAAAGTGGTTCTTCATTGGGGATTATTGAAGGAGAAGAAAGAGTGACGGAAGAGGATATTTGGGTATCTTTTTTATGACGTGTGTTTCTGCGTTAAAAACGTTGTTGGTGACGTGGACGTGAGGGTGAAACGGTTGCTACTCCGTGCACAAAAAGTGTTGTTGCTTCTGAAGATAAGGCTATacggtatgggggtcggccccggcccgtcgcgggtcggcgacggtccaCACACCGTGCCGCCCCCTACCGTCTCCGTCTTCTCCGTCCGAAAAGGGACGTTGGCGACGACGCAAAGATGTGGGCCCCCCTATTAAAATATGACcgttaataataaaaaaaaaattaaatttctaTTTTTTGAATAAAGCCAAACGGCtagatttttaaaatatataaattaaaccCCCATTTTCACTATCAAACACCAAATTAACTTCCACAATTCACCATTTTCTCCTATAATTTTTACACTCTCTTCCACTACACTCTCAACCTTCTTCCACATAATTTTCATGGATCCGTTCAACAACCCCGATACTCCCAACACGCCTTCGAACAACCCGAATACTCCCACCAATCCGACCCAACCAAATGTTTTTTCGGTTCCGGGGTATTATCCAACGctagaaccgaaccaattctcCCAATTTTCATCGAACGCTTTTGCGTCATTCCAACAATCGCCCAACCAATTCACTCAAATCTCCCAAAATCAAGCTCTTCAACAAATGATGATGCGGGGTGCTTGGAACTTTCCACCCGTTCAACCTCAACCGATCCCCACACCCCCCGTTCAACCCCAACCGATCCCCACACCCCCCGTTCAATCCGAACCCGAAGATGATGTGGAGATTGTGCCCGAAACCCAACCGCCAAAAGGGAAAGGAAAACGAAACAAAGGGAAACAAGTAGCGGGTGATCAAGCGTCGAAACCGAAGGCGATTAAATGGACCCCAATCGAAGAAGAAGCATTAGCCAAGGCTTTCATTGGCACTTCCGACAACCCGGTAAAAGGTTcgtatttttttaaagtttacatctttttaaatttataaagtttacattttaagttttatagtttttttttggtttaaatttaatattttttaagtttagtttttaattttttttaataacagTAGGTTATTTTAagtttagtttttaagtttttagtttagtttttagtTTTTTAATTCTTCACAGttagttttttaatttttagtttagtttttagtttaggttttttaatttttttaattcataacagtaagttttttttttattattttatatgttttgtttatttaattttatttgttCGTTTTTATATAGGTAACAATCAACCGGGTGACGGGTTTTGGTCCAAAGTATTGACCAAGTTTCTCGCCATGATGGACCAAGGCCCGTATAGAGATATCGACTCGGTTTCCTCGAAGTGGCGAAAATTGAACTCGGCCATTAATCGGTTTTGCGAGGAGTATAACAAATTATATACAAGTGACCGTCGTAGCGGGTGGAACGACGAGGATGTGTTCAAAATGGCATTGCAAAAGTATAAGCAAAATCATGGTTCCAACTTTCCTCACGTTCGCGCGTGGATGGT
Coding sequences:
- the LOC110929046 gene encoding regulator of nonsense transcripts UPF3 isoform X1; the protein is MKDPLDRTKVVLRHLPHTISQSALMDQIDVRFSGRYKWFWFRSGKQSLKSPSYSTAYIDFKRPDDVIEFAEFFDGHVFVNEKGTQFKTIVEYAPSQRVPKQMSKKDGREGTIGKDPEYLEFLEFVSKPVENLPSAEIQLERKEAERAGAAKEAPIVTPLMDFVRQKRAAKGGPRRSLPNGKLMRRAGASSSSSSTVAKRGSEKRTSSTMYVLRNSGKSTNGKEKSTYAKRDDRQVSDKPGSVILEEERGASGAPDTGKKKILLLKGKEKEIQVVTSLTPQQNSSTIKPAARTNQRHEASGRIIRSILVNKDTRQNQSDQSQNVYQEKDRKPPRGPLLKDSDGLPDDKHGCMNNKDKPDRGVWTPLRCSDGSQSAKVLPDSAEGTREEAKYDVSNERGVELKTTGAGRGGHFSSENGTHKHSGRRALTHNAKDADGSSNSNEGKPLKRGVSAGYGSHEKRVWVQKPSSGS
- the LOC110929046 gene encoding regulator of nonsense transcripts UPF3 isoform X2, which translates into the protein MKDPLDRTKVVLRHLPHTISQSALMDQIDVRFSGRYKWFWFRSGKQSLKSPSYSTAYIDFKRPDDVIEFAEFFDGHVFVNEKDPEYLEFLEFVSKPVENLPSAEIQLERKEAERAGAAKEAPIVTPLMDFVRQKRAAKGGPRRSLPNGKLMRRAGASSSSSSTVAKRGSEKRTSSTMYVLRNSGKSTNGKEKSTYAKRDDRQVSDKPGSVILEEERGASGAPDTGKKKILLLKGKEKEIQVVTSLTPQQNSSTIKPAARTNQRHEASGRIIRSILVNKDTRQNQSDQSQNVYQEKDRKPPRGPLLKDSDGLPDDKHGCMNNKDKPDRGVWTPLRCSDGSQSAKVLPDSAEGTREEAKYDVSNERGVELKTTGAGRGGHFSSENGTHKHSGRRALTHNAKDADGSSNSNEGKPLKRGVSAGYGSHEKRVWVQKPSSGS
- the LOC110929047 gene encoding glutathione S-transferase T3-like, whose translation is MDPFNNPDTPNTPSNNPNTPTNPTQPNVFSVPGYYPTLEPNQFSQFSSNAFASFQQSPNQFTQISQNQALQQMMMRGAWNFPPVQPQPIPTPPVQPQPIPTPPVQSEPEDDVEIVPETQPPKGKGKRNKGKQVAGDQASKPKAIKWTPIEEEALAKAFIGTSDNPVKGNNQPGDGFWSKVLTKFLAMMDQGPYRDIDSVSSKWRKLNSAINRFCEEYNKLYTSDRRSGWNDEDVFKMALQKYKQNHGSNFPHVRAWMVVKDDPKWAPIPNEVAMAKRQKTSETGSLSAGGSDARCHINLNDDADYDEDEYNVREPDRPPGRDKTKKERAKGKGKETVDPNMVEFMEHLKVYNDISAQKSKAKERAVQEKSRASDEKLKEKVRLSNEKLRISDEKIRLKEWEIMMINVENEPEPRRSMLKKLQDDIMKKHQII